From a region of the Neisseria subflava genome:
- a CDS encoding tetratricopeptide repeat protein — MNVQDLINEGIELFNNKKFDEAIERLNQALDGIEDKKSKILINAQHWLGRCYLEQAMKAEGKDSEQLFVQAVEHFHQQLLLAKQLVDEQNSFQEQNHAQHWLGHCYLKQAMKVRGKDSEQLFVQAVEHFQQSLEFAEKLKGTNSIQEQINAQSWLGFCHLIQTIQAKGNAADELFRQAIEHFQQYLYLAKQLKGKNSIQKQNEAESILGICYFQQALKVETEVAAELEQNDKHCQQRLELSKKLLSSVQERWGRYFEWKEQKIQRDLFQTQEGDLVKAITTILAVLNIIPMELESTPLAHYTSPSVCERLFGIVIDKTNDKTDDNYPVDSSKVSPMRIGSSTYMNDPTEGEGLLELLNLQDLELENKADCPVYNAFFTCFSSRVNDLNQFRLYGKENGVEASGCCLVFNKSEDWLKDPNISASFGSFTDKLNEDFEESVEADGADSEDENLPLYQVAYIAYQDEYIAKEKCSIWLQNKNNSKFGIRLKYFGNKGWHECRIGKLEEALKQLIKTFKGKAKIDDEDRKALEYIRYLFKDFAFRDEEEFRLLKIEQIGSDKIEYCNITQSIYLPYADVRDMVDEVILGTNYEKSGNHRKAEVFQHLMRKHYPNVKVSRSSLPINANPPIKKD, encoded by the coding sequence ATGAATGTTCAAGATTTAATTAATGAAGGCATAGAGTTATTCAATAACAAAAAATTTGACGAAGCGATTGAGAGGCTGAATCAGGCTTTAGATGGGATTGAAGATAAAAAGAGCAAGATTCTGATCAATGCACAACATTGGCTAGGCCGTTGCTATTTAGAGCAGGCGATGAAAGCCGAAGGCAAGGATTCGGAACAGTTATTTGTACAGGCAGTTGAGCATTTCCACCAGCAATTATTGCTTGCCAAACAGCTGGTAGATGAACAAAACAGCTTTCAAGAACAAAACCATGCCCAACATTGGTTAGGTCATTGCTATTTAAAGCAAGCGATGAAAGTTAGAGGCAAGGATTCGGAACAGTTATTTGTACAGGCAGTTGAGCATTTCCAGCAATCGTTGGAATTTGCCGAAAAGTTGAAAGGCACAAACAGTATTCAGGAACAAATCAATGCTCAATCTTGGCTAGGTTTTTGCCATTTAATACAGACAATACAAGCCAAAGGTAATGCTGCGGATGAGTTGTTTAGGCAGGCTATTGAGCATTTTCAACAGTATTTGTATCTTGCTAAACAGTTGAAGGGAAAAAACAGCATTCAGAAACAGAACGAAGCCGAATCTATACTAGGCATTTGTTATTTTCAGCAGGCCCTAAAGGTCGAAACTGAAGTGGCAGCTGAGCTTGAACAGAACGATAAACATTGTCAACAGCGACTGGAGCTTTCTAAGAAATTACTATCATCAGTTCAAGAAAGATGGGGCAGATATTTCGAATGGAAAGAACAGAAAATACAACGAGATTTATTTCAAACTCAAGAAGGGGACTTAGTAAAGGCTATCACTACTATTCTGGCAGTTTTAAATATCATACCTATGGAATTAGAATCAACTCCTCTTGCCCATTACACTTCACCTTCAGTATGCGAAAGATTATTCGGCATTGTCATTGATAAAACTAATGATAAAACCGATGATAACTATCCTGTTGACAGTAGCAAGGTTAGTCCGATGAGAATCGGTAGTTCCACTTATATGAACGACCCGACTGAAGGGGAAGGGCTATTGGAGTTGTTGAATCTGCAGGATTTGGAATTGGAAAACAAGGCTGATTGCCCTGTCTATAATGCTTTCTTTACCTGTTTTTCCAGTCGCGTAAACGACTTGAATCAGTTCCGTCTGTATGGCAAAGAAAATGGCGTGGAAGCATCGGGCTGCTGCTTGGTATTTAATAAAAGCGAGGATTGGTTGAAAGATCCTAATATTTCTGCTTCGTTCGGAAGTTTTACAGATAAGCTAAATGAAGATTTTGAAGAATCAGTAGAGGCAGATGGAGCGGATTCAGAAGATGAAAACCTACCGCTTTATCAGGTAGCTTATATCGCTTATCAAGATGAATATATTGCTAAAGAAAAATGCAGTATATGGTTGCAGAATAAAAATAACTCAAAATTTGGCATCCGTTTAAAATACTTTGGAAATAAGGGTTGGCATGAGTGTCGTATCGGTAAGCTTGAAGAAGCATTGAAGCAGTTAATTAAAACTTTCAAGGGCAAAGCTAAAATCGATGATGAAGACAGAAAAGCTTTGGAATATATCCGCTATCTGTTTAAAGATTTTGCTTTCCGTGATGAAGAAGAGTTTCGCCTGCTGAAAATCGAACAAATCGGTTCGGACAAAATCGAATATTGCAATATTACGCAATCTATCTATCTGCCTTATGCCGATGTACGTGATATGGTGGACGAGGTAATTTTGGGGACGAATTACGAAAAGAGTGGAAATCATCGCAAGGCTGAAGTGTTTCAGCACTTAATGCGCAAGCATTATCCAAACGTTAAAGTTTCCCGCTCGTCGTTGCCGATTAATGCCAATCCGCCGATTAAGAAGGATTAA
- a CDS encoding DUF2339 domain-containing protein: MQFFGLLIPIMIGYFLDEMAKGVIIGSLFWLVAWSIAKQRQEERLAESATAGDRMQKLEQEIELLKQRLSVLEHEAVRDEAKVGQGFEARPVADVQTASEPLYVRVEPEAEAAPVKQKIEESFAPSFSIPIDPVSAKASASPEPVVESEVIEAVAPVAAEKEELPKEEAVVASMPSESEEAPSRQFVIHKEQAEGGEYKFSDNPIVAWFLRGNPLLKTGIVVLFLGLAFLLRYASERVHVPVELRYLTVAGAGLAAVVGGWKLQSRKREYGLVLQGFGVAVMYLTALAALKLHPLLPVSVVFGLMVAMVVLMAWLAVRQNAQIMAQVALIGGMAAPLLTSDGSGNYLVLFSYLALLNGGVAAIAWFKAWRPLNLTGFVATFAIAALWGMRSYTPQHFATTEPFLIYHWLLYTFIAYLFARRKLTENSEDSVTPIADNATLEEIGKSIYTHGLRVHVLDHTLLFGTMAAAFGLQYRMVEHWPSADALSALGFAAVYGLATLLLKRHQGLYILRQAFFALAVLFLTIAVPLYFEPSNTVILWSAESALVYFFGLRQQRPHIRLGALMVYLLAALIQLGNYQNFGTDTVLEGQWFTTVVVLLGGAAIYLLWNFSRREGSAQWEKSVQTAVLSAALLYISILPLLFLADQGSIVALSALAAAWAFCRRKHEPNVFITFVLGNVLFALLLQSSIIYESKGFLTHLYLIAATPLLFAAAYALQYPRVPVASEKLEGNEVYFAQVSGWIILLTALATGSYALYMQWTGEETLFIELWMWPIFAGLLLFAKRLKWEELLQANLAFLPVFAMHFVFYHTEHAWTAAAALPLAAATVLNFIILNNYPRHDLIWLHKLNITILGVLWTLWTALYVGGLLSGVWAQLSWLVVPLAMWIVFHTQRQREFFRRHQTIYQHFAMPLCALAAACWMLWTNFSTPFQPSPLPYIPVLNPLELACAGMLWFALKSLPNALSPDLRRTTATTVAALAFMLISAGVMRVWHFYDGITWRLDIMLQSFGLQASLSVVWAVTAIILMVLGNRRKQRSYWMTGATLMGIVVVKLFLIELSNSGGIARIVSFIIVGLLLLLVGWFAPVPPKAENDGEHKA; encoded by the coding sequence ATGCAGTTTTTCGGCCTGCTTATTCCTATTATGATCGGCTATTTTCTTGATGAGATGGCCAAGGGCGTTATTATTGGGTCGTTGTTTTGGCTGGTTGCTTGGTCGATTGCGAAACAGCGTCAAGAAGAGCGTTTGGCTGAATCTGCTACTGCAGGCGACAGGATGCAAAAGCTGGAGCAGGAAATCGAACTGCTGAAACAGCGTTTGTCGGTGTTGGAGCATGAGGCTGTCCGTGATGAGGCGAAAGTAGGGCAGGGGTTTGAGGCTCGGCCTGTTGCCGATGTTCAGACGGCCTCCGAGCCGCTTTATGTTCGGGTTGAGCCTGAGGCGGAAGCTGCGCCTGTTAAGCAGAAGATTGAAGAGTCGTTTGCTCCTTCTTTTTCTATACCTATTGATCCTGTTTCTGCCAAGGCTTCTGCTTCGCCTGAGCCTGTTGTGGAATCGGAAGTTATTGAAGCGGTTGCTCCGGTTGCTGCTGAAAAAGAAGAGCTGCCTAAGGAAGAGGCTGTTGTTGCTTCGATGCCGTCTGAAAGCGAAGAAGCGCCATCGCGTCAATTCGTTATCCATAAAGAACAGGCGGAAGGCGGAGAGTACAAGTTTTCCGACAATCCGATTGTCGCTTGGTTCTTGCGCGGTAATCCGTTGTTGAAAACCGGTATTGTGGTGTTGTTCCTCGGCTTGGCGTTTTTGCTGCGCTATGCCTCCGAGCGGGTTCATGTGCCGGTAGAGTTGCGTTATTTGACTGTGGCAGGCGCGGGCTTGGCGGCGGTGGTCGGCGGCTGGAAACTACAAAGCCGTAAGCGTGAATATGGCTTGGTGTTGCAGGGTTTCGGTGTGGCGGTAATGTATTTGACGGCGTTGGCGGCGTTGAAACTGCATCCGCTGTTGCCTGTGTCGGTCGTGTTCGGGTTGATGGTGGCGATGGTTGTGCTGATGGCGTGGCTGGCGGTAAGGCAGAATGCGCAGATTATGGCGCAGGTTGCTTTAATCGGCGGTATGGCCGCGCCTTTGCTGACTTCAGACGGCAGCGGCAATTATTTGGTGCTGTTTTCTTATCTTGCCCTGCTCAATGGCGGTGTGGCCGCGATTGCGTGGTTTAAGGCATGGCGTCCGCTGAACCTGACGGGTTTTGTCGCTACTTTTGCCATTGCTGCGCTGTGGGGCATGCGAAGTTATACGCCGCAACATTTTGCCACTACCGAGCCTTTCTTGATTTACCACTGGCTGCTTTATACCTTTATCGCGTATCTGTTCGCACGCCGTAAGTTGACGGAAAACAGCGAAGACAGCGTTACGCCGATTGCCGACAATGCGACTTTGGAAGAAATCGGCAAGAGTATTTATACACACGGCCTGCGCGTGCATGTCCTCGACCATACTTTATTGTTTGGTACGATGGCAGCGGCGTTCGGCCTGCAATACCGCATGGTGGAGCATTGGCCGTCTGCGGATGCGCTTTCCGCATTGGGTTTTGCCGCTGTTTACGGACTGGCCACGCTGCTGCTGAAACGTCATCAGGGTTTGTATATTTTGCGTCAGGCGTTTTTTGCGTTGGCGGTGTTGTTCCTCACGATTGCCGTTCCGCTTTATTTTGAACCGAGCAATACGGTTATTTTGTGGAGTGCCGAATCCGCACTGGTTTATTTCTTCGGTTTGCGCCAACAGCGTCCGCATATCCGTTTGGGTGCGCTGATGGTTTATCTCTTGGCGGCACTGATTCAGCTGGGCAATTATCAGAACTTCGGCACGGATACCGTTCTGGAAGGGCAGTGGTTTACAACGGTTGTGGTGCTGCTTGGCGGAGCGGCGATTTATTTATTGTGGAATTTCTCGCGTCGCGAAGGTTCGGCGCAATGGGAAAAATCCGTTCAGACGGCCGTGTTGTCTGCCGCCTTGCTGTACATCTCTATTTTGCCTTTGCTTTTCTTGGCCGACCAAGGCAGCATTGTCGCTCTTTCCGCTTTGGCAGCGGCGTGGGCATTCTGCCGGCGCAAACATGAGCCGAATGTGTTTATCACTTTTGTCTTGGGCAATGTATTGTTCGCCCTGTTGCTGCAAAGCAGCATCATTTATGAATCCAAAGGTTTCCTGACCCATCTGTACCTTATTGCCGCTACGCCTTTGCTGTTTGCGGCTGCCTACGCGCTGCAATATCCGCGCGTGCCGGTTGCAAGCGAAAAGCTGGAAGGAAACGAGGTTTACTTTGCGCAGGTTTCAGGCTGGATCATCCTGCTTACTGCGTTGGCGACAGGCAGCTATGCCCTCTATATGCAATGGACAGGCGAGGAAACCCTGTTTATTGAGTTGTGGATGTGGCCGATATTTGCCGGCCTGCTGCTGTTTGCCAAACGTTTGAAATGGGAAGAGCTGTTGCAGGCAAACTTGGCATTCCTGCCCGTGTTTGCCATGCATTTCGTCTTCTACCATACCGAACACGCATGGACAGCCGCCGCAGCCTTGCCGCTTGCCGCAGCCACCGTGTTGAACTTCATCATTCTGAACAACTATCCGCGCCATGATCTGATTTGGTTACACAAACTCAATATCACGATACTCGGCGTACTTTGGACGCTTTGGACGGCGCTGTATGTCGGCGGCCTCCTCTCCGGCGTTTGGGCGCAGCTTTCATGGCTGGTTGTACCTTTGGCGATGTGGATTGTTTTCCATACGCAGCGCCAACGCGAATTTTTCAGACGGCATCAAACCATTTATCAACATTTTGCTATGCCGTTGTGCGCCCTTGCCGCCGCCTGTTGGATGCTGTGGACCAACTTCTCCACGCCGTTCCAACCTTCGCCGTTGCCGTATATTCCCGTGCTTAACCCATTGGAACTCGCCTGCGCCGGTATGCTTTGGTTTGCCCTGAAATCCCTGCCCAACGCCTTGTCGCCCGACCTTCGCCGTACCACGGCAACCACAGTTGCCGCCTTGGCATTTATGCTGATCAGCGCAGGCGTGATGCGCGTATGGCATTTCTACGACGGCATCACTTGGCGTCTCGACATCATGCTCCAATCCTTCGGCCTGCAAGCCAGCCTCTCCGTCGTTTGGGCAGTAACCGCCATCATCTTGATGGTACTCGGCAACCGCCGCAAACAGCGTTCCTACTGGATGACAGGCGCGACGCTGATGGGCATCGTAGTCGTCAAACTCTTCCTGATCGAGCTTTCCAACAGCGGCGGTATCGCGCGCATCGTTTCCTTCATCATCGTCGGCCTGCTGCTGCTTCTGGTCGGCTGGTTTGCCCCCGTCCCGCCCAAAGCAGAGAATGATGGCGAACACAAAGCCTAA
- a CDS encoding putative zinc-binding protein produces the protein MPNRNELPLIYSCSGCSDVAQLANNTAVALDHAGEFEMSCISGVGGKVAPLVRKAQSGRPMLVIDGCHLHCAKSCLENVGVEIPEGHHVKLYELGYKKRFGKSYDEATVEEVYQYVLTKKGDVLSS, from the coding sequence ATGCCTAACCGCAATGAGCTTCCCTTGATTTATTCTTGTTCCGGATGTTCCGATGTGGCGCAGCTGGCCAACAACACTGCCGTAGCGCTCGACCATGCCGGAGAATTTGAAATGTCGTGCATTTCCGGCGTGGGCGGCAAAGTCGCGCCGTTGGTGCGCAAAGCGCAGTCCGGACGGCCGATGTTGGTTATTGACGGCTGTCATCTGCATTGCGCCAAATCGTGTTTGGAAAATGTGGGCGTTGAAATCCCGGAAGGGCATCATGTAAAACTATACGAACTGGGCTACAAAAAACGCTTTGGCAAAAGCTATGACGAGGCTACGGTAGAAGAAGTTTATCAATATGTTTTGACGAAGAAGGGCGATGTATTGAGCAGTTAA
- the uvrD gene encoding DNA helicase II, whose amino-acid sequence MFPNESAPNLLQGLNPEQLSAVTWPPQSALVLAGAGSGKTRVLTTRIAWLLQSGQASVHSIMAVTFTNKAAKEMQTRLGAMIPVNVRAMWLGTFHGLCHRFLRLHHRDAGLPSSFQILDSGDQLSLIKRLLKSLNIAEEIIAPRSLQGFINAQKESGLRASVLSAPDPHTRRMIECYAEYDKICQREGVVDFAELMLRSYEMLQNNEILRQHYQNRFNHILVDEFQDTNKLQYAWLKLIAGNNAAVFAVGDDDQSIYRFRGANVGNMTALMEEFHIDAPVKLEQNYRSVGNILAAANAVIENNDERLGKNLRTDAEAGDKIRYYSAFTDLEEAQFIVDETKALEREGWDLDEIAVLYRSNAQSRVIEQSLFRSGIPYKIYGGLRFYERQEIKHALAYLRLAVNPDDDNALLRVINFPPRGIGARTIENLQTASNEQGITLWQAACNAGAKATKIAAFVRLIEALRNQVGQMPLPEIIVGILKDSGLTEHYRTQKGDNQDRLDNLDELVNAAIEFKPEDSNFETLPENISDDPAFPILAFLSNAALESGENQAGAGEKAVQLMTVHASKGLEFNAVFLTGMEEGRFPSEMSLAERGGLEEERRLMYVAITRARKRLYITMAQQRMLHGQTQFGIISRFVEEIPPEVLHYLSVKKPAYDSYGNTRQTAAPKDKIIDDYKQPQTYAGFRIGQNVRHAKFGTGVIIDAVDKGESARLTINFGKQGVKELDTKFAKLEEM is encoded by the coding sequence ATGTTTCCCAACGAATCCGCCCCCAACCTCCTGCAAGGCTTAAATCCCGAACAACTCTCCGCCGTAACCTGGCCGCCGCAATCCGCCCTCGTTTTGGCAGGCGCAGGCAGCGGCAAAACGCGCGTACTGACCACGCGTATCGCATGGCTTTTGCAAAGCGGACAAGCCAGCGTACACAGCATTATGGCGGTAACGTTTACCAACAAAGCCGCCAAAGAAATGCAAACCCGTTTGGGCGCAATGATTCCAGTCAACGTCCGCGCCATGTGGCTCGGCACGTTCCACGGCCTCTGCCACCGCTTTTTGCGCCTGCACCACCGCGACGCAGGCCTGCCTTCTTCCTTTCAAATCCTCGACAGCGGCGACCAGCTTTCCCTGATCAAACGCCTGCTCAAAAGCCTCAACATCGCCGAAGAAATCATCGCGCCGCGTTCGCTGCAAGGCTTTATCAACGCGCAAAAAGAATCCGGTTTGCGCGCTTCCGTCTTGAGTGCGCCCGATCCGCACACACGCCGCATGATTGAATGTTACGCCGAATACGACAAAATCTGCCAACGCGAAGGCGTGGTCGATTTTGCCGAACTCATGCTCCGCAGCTACGAAATGCTGCAAAACAACGAAATCCTGCGCCAACACTACCAAAACCGCTTCAACCATATTCTGGTCGACGAGTTCCAAGACACCAACAAGCTGCAATACGCGTGGCTGAAACTGATTGCCGGCAACAACGCCGCCGTTTTTGCCGTCGGCGACGACGACCAAAGCATCTACCGATTCCGCGGCGCAAACGTCGGCAATATGACCGCATTGATGGAAGAATTCCACATCGACGCGCCCGTCAAACTCGAACAAAACTACCGCTCCGTCGGTAACATCCTCGCTGCCGCCAACGCCGTCATCGAAAACAACGACGAACGCCTCGGCAAAAACCTGCGCACCGACGCCGAAGCAGGCGACAAAATCCGCTACTACTCCGCCTTTACCGACCTCGAAGAAGCCCAATTCATCGTGGACGAAACCAAAGCCCTCGAGCGCGAAGGCTGGGATTTGGACGAAATCGCCGTCCTCTACCGCAGCAACGCCCAATCGCGCGTCATCGAACAAAGCCTGTTCCGCAGCGGCATCCCCTACAAAATCTACGGCGGCCTGCGCTTTTACGAACGCCAAGAAATCAAACACGCCCTTGCCTACCTGCGCCTTGCCGTCAATCCCGACGACGACAACGCCCTCTTGCGCGTGATTAACTTCCCACCGCGCGGCATCGGCGCACGCACCATCGAAAACCTTCAGACGGCCTCAAACGAACAAGGCATCACCCTTTGGCAGGCAGCCTGCAACGCCGGCGCAAAAGCCACCAAAATCGCCGCCTTCGTCCGCCTGATTGAAGCCCTGCGCAACCAAGTCGGACAAATGCCCCTGCCCGAAATCATCGTCGGCATCCTCAAAGACAGCGGCCTGACCGAACACTACCGAACCCAAAAAGGCGACAACCAAGACCGCCTCGACAACCTCGACGAACTCGTCAACGCCGCCATCGAATTCAAACCCGAAGACAGCAACTTTGAAACCCTGCCTGAAAACATTTCAGACGACCCTGCCTTCCCCATCCTCGCCTTCCTCAGCAACGCCGCCCTCGAATCCGGCGAAAACCAAGCAGGCGCAGGCGAAAAAGCCGTCCAACTGATGACCGTCCACGCCTCCAAAGGCTTGGAATTTAACGCCGTCTTCCTCACCGGCATGGAAGAAGGCCGCTTCCCCAGCGAAATGAGCCTTGCCGAACGCGGCGGCCTCGAAGAAGAACGCCGCCTCATGTACGTCGCCATCACCCGCGCCCGCAAACGCCTCTACATCACCATGGCGCAACAACGCATGCTGCACGGACAAACCCAATTCGGCATCATCTCCCGCTTCGTCGAAGAAATCCCGCCCGAAGTATTGCACTACCTGTCCGTCAAAAAACCCGCCTACGACAGCTACGGCAACACGCGCCAAACCGCCGCCCCAAAAGACAAAATCATCGACGATTACAAACAGCCGCAAACCTACGCAGGCTTCCGTATCGGCCAAAACGTCCGCCACGCCAAATTCGGCACCGGCGTCATCATCGATGCCGTGGACAAAGGCGAATCCGCCCGACTGACCATCAACTTCGGCAAACAGGGCGTAAAAGAGCTGGACACCAAGTTTGCGAAACTGGAAGAGATGTAG
- the gap gene encoding type I glyceraldehyde-3-phosphate dehydrogenase yields the protein MGIKVAINGYGRIGRQVVRAIFDYKLQDQLDIVAINASGSIETNAHLTKFDTVHGRFDADVSHDEKHLIINGKKIPYFSTRNPAELPWGELGVDLVMECTGAFTSKEKAKIHLESGAKKVLISAPGGDDVDATIVYGVNDDVITDDMTVISNASCTTNCLAPVAKVLNENIGIVNGVMTTIHALTNDQTVTDVRHKDLRRARSGVENMIPTKTGAAKAVGLVLPDLKGKLDGLAIRVPTVNVSLVDLSFQAGRDTSAEEINALMKAASEEGRLKGVLAYNTLPLVSMDFNHTTQASTFDSTLTKVTAGKMVKVFAWYDNEWGFSCQMLNTARRMFGLEVRPF from the coding sequence ATGGGTATCAAAGTTGCCATCAACGGTTACGGCCGCATCGGCCGCCAAGTAGTGCGCGCTATTTTCGACTACAAACTGCAAGACCAACTCGACATCGTTGCCATCAACGCCAGCGGCAGCATCGAGACCAACGCCCACCTGACCAAATTTGACACTGTCCACGGCCGCTTTGACGCCGATGTTTCCCATGATGAAAAACACCTCATCATCAACGGTAAAAAAATCCCTTACTTCTCCACCCGCAATCCTGCCGAATTGCCATGGGGCGAATTGGGCGTTGACCTGGTCATGGAATGTACCGGCGCGTTCACCAGCAAAGAGAAAGCCAAAATCCACTTGGAAAGCGGCGCAAAAAAAGTGCTGATTTCCGCTCCCGGCGGCGATGACGTTGACGCAACCATCGTTTACGGCGTAAACGACGACGTGATTACCGACGACATGACCGTTATCTCCAACGCGTCTTGTACCACCAACTGCCTGGCGCCTGTGGCCAAAGTGTTGAACGAAAACATCGGTATCGTAAACGGCGTGATGACCACCATCCACGCGCTGACCAACGACCAAACCGTAACCGACGTACGCCACAAAGACCTGCGCCGTGCGCGTAGCGGCGTGGAAAACATGATTCCGACCAAAACCGGCGCGGCAAAAGCCGTCGGTTTGGTATTGCCAGACCTGAAAGGCAAACTCGACGGCCTCGCCATCCGCGTACCGACCGTCAACGTTTCCCTGGTTGACCTGAGCTTCCAAGCAGGCCGCGACACTTCCGCCGAAGAAATCAACGCGCTGATGAAAGCCGCTTCCGAAGAAGGCCGTCTGAAAGGCGTATTGGCCTACAATACCCTGCCGCTGGTTTCCATGGACTTCAACCACACTACCCAAGCCAGCACATTTGACTCTACGCTGACCAAAGTCACCGCAGGCAAAATGGTTAAAGTGTTCGCATGGTACGACAACGAATGGGGCTTCAGCTGCCAAATGCTGAACACCGCGCGCCGTATGTTCGGTTTGGAAGTACGTCCGTTCTAA
- a CDS encoding sodium-dependent transporter, whose translation MSNSQSSERATFSSRRAFMFAAIGSAVGLGNIWRFPYIAFDNGGGAFVLPYLVALLTAGIPLLLLDYAIGHRYRGSPPLAFRRLGRLFEPMGWWNFLTNVIICIYYAVIVGWAASYAYYSLTSAWGADPQTFFFKDFLQMADAKDLGLDFVGKVAGPLIAVWVFTLAIMALGVQKGVAGASTFFMPLLVVMFVIMVGIALTLPGAAKGLDALFTPDWSRLADPKVWVAAYGQIFFSLSICFGIMITYSSYLKKKTDLGGTGLVVGFANSSFELLAGIGVFAALGFMAQAAGKEVSEVASNGIGLAFIAFPTIINQAPMGALIGVLFFGSLVFAGVTSMISIVEVIVAAIQDKMNIGRVSATLIAGVPMAIISTLLFGTTTGLPVLDVLDKFINTYGIVASGFVYVLAIVLLNKLPELRNHLNALSSIRVGKVWTASVVVTVAMLGYMLYQDTTGLLKENYSGYPDSFLNIFGWGMVGALLVLSVLLSFLPWKHGQNFNVKDEHEHEREGEE comes from the coding sequence GTGTCAAATTCTCAATCCAGCGAACGCGCGACGTTTAGCAGTCGCCGCGCCTTTATGTTTGCTGCCATCGGCTCGGCCGTGGGCTTAGGCAACATTTGGCGATTCCCTTACATCGCTTTCGACAACGGCGGCGGTGCTTTCGTCCTCCCTTATTTGGTTGCGCTGTTGACGGCAGGTATTCCGCTGTTGCTGCTTGACTACGCTATCGGCCACCGTTACCGTGGTTCGCCACCTTTGGCTTTCCGCCGCCTCGGCCGTTTGTTTGAGCCGATGGGTTGGTGGAACTTCCTGACCAACGTCATCATCTGTATCTACTACGCCGTGATTGTCGGCTGGGCGGCAAGCTATGCCTATTATTCTTTGACTTCGGCATGGGGTGCGGATCCTCAGACCTTCTTCTTCAAAGACTTCCTGCAAATGGCCGATGCCAAAGACTTGGGCTTGGACTTTGTCGGTAAAGTTGCCGGTCCTCTGATTGCCGTGTGGGTGTTTACGCTGGCGATTATGGCTTTGGGCGTTCAAAAAGGTGTGGCCGGTGCGTCCACATTCTTCATGCCTTTGTTGGTGGTAATGTTTGTCATCATGGTGGGCATTGCGCTGACTCTGCCGGGTGCGGCAAAAGGTTTGGACGCTTTGTTTACGCCTGACTGGAGCCGCTTGGCGGATCCGAAAGTCTGGGTAGCCGCATATGGCCAGATCTTCTTCTCGCTCTCTATCTGCTTCGGCATCATGATTACTTATTCTTCTTACCTGAAGAAAAAAACCGACTTGGGCGGCACCGGCTTGGTTGTCGGCTTTGCCAACAGTAGCTTTGAGTTGCTCGCCGGTATCGGCGTATTTGCCGCATTGGGCTTTATGGCTCAAGCCGCAGGCAAAGAAGTCAGCGAAGTGGCATCCAACGGTATCGGTTTGGCGTTTATCGCGTTCCCGACCATCATCAACCAAGCGCCGATGGGCGCGTTGATCGGCGTGTTGTTCTTCGGCTCGCTGGTGTTTGCCGGTGTGACTTCCATGATTTCCATCGTTGAAGTGATTGTGGCCGCGATTCAAGACAAAATGAACATCGGCCGTGTCAGCGCAACGCTGATTGCAGGCGTGCCAATGGCGATTATTTCTACCTTGCTGTTCGGTACGACCACCGGCCTGCCTGTGTTGGACGTATTGGACAAATTCATCAATACTTATGGCATTGTGGCTTCCGGTTTTGTTTACGTTTTGGCGATTGTCTTGTTGAACAAGCTGCCGGAACTGCGTAACCACTTGAACGCGCTGTCTTCCATCCGTGTCGGCAAAGTGTGGACCGCCAGCGTGGTGGTTACCGTCGCTATGCTCGGCTATATGCTTTATCAAGATACCACCGGCCTCTTAAAAGAGAATTACAGCGGCTATCCTGACAGTTTCCTCAATATCTTTGGTTGGGGCATGGTGGGTGCTCTCTTGGTATTGTCCGTCCTGCTGTCTTTCTTGCCGTGGAAACATGGTCAGAACTTCAACGTCAAAGACGAACATGAACACGAACGTGAAGGAGAAGAATAA
- a CDS encoding methionine/alanine import family NSS transporter small subunit, producing MSTSAIIMMLVALIVIWGGFIVSVLRLPKE from the coding sequence ATGAGTACTTCAGCCATTATTATGATGCTTGTCGCATTGATCGTCATTTGGGGCGGATTCATTGTCTCCGTCCTGCGCCTGCCTAAAGAATAA